One part of the uncultured Bacteroides sp. genome encodes these proteins:
- the trmD gene encoding tRNA (guanosine(37)-N1)-methyltransferase TrmD: MRIDIITVLPEMIEGFFNCSILKRAQNKGLAEIHIHNLRDYTTDKHRKVDDYPFGGCAGMVMKIEPIERCINSLKAEREYDEVIFTTPDGEQFNQKMANSLSLYNNLIILCGHFKGIDYRIREHLITKEISIGDYVLTGGELAAAVMADAIIRIIPGVISDEQSALSDSFQDNLLAAPVYTRPADYNGWKVPDILLSGHEAKIAEWEFNQSLERTKRLRPDLLK, from the coding sequence ATGCGCATTGATATAATTACAGTTTTACCCGAAATGATTGAAGGTTTCTTCAATTGTTCTATTCTTAAAAGAGCTCAGAATAAAGGACTTGCTGAGATTCATATTCATAATCTTCGTGATTATACAACGGACAAGCATCGCAAAGTAGACGATTATCCATTTGGCGGTTGTGCCGGTATGGTAATGAAAATAGAACCAATTGAACGATGTATAAATTCCTTAAAGGCTGAAAGAGAGTACGATGAGGTGATTTTTACTACTCCTGACGGAGAGCAGTTCAATCAAAAAATGGCAAATTCTCTTTCATTATATAATAACCTGATAATTCTCTGCGGACATTTTAAAGGTATCGATTATAGAATCCGAGAACACCTGATTACAAAGGAAATTAGCATAGGAGATTATGTTTTGACTGGCGGCGAATTGGCGGCGGCTGTAATGGCAGATGCTATCATTCGTATTATCCCGGGAGTTATTTCTGATGAGCAATCTGCTCTTTCAGATTCTTTTCAGGATAATCTTCTGGCAGCTCCGGTTTATACAAGACCGGCAGATTATAATGGGTGGAAAGTTCCTGATATTTTACTTTCTGGTCATGAAGCTAAGATTGCGGAATGGGAATTTAATCAATCACTCGAAAGAACAAAACGACTGAGACCTGATTTGCTAAAGTAG